The following are from one region of the Paenibacillus sp. JZ16 genome:
- a CDS encoding ABC transporter ATP-binding protein, which produces MPILSVKHLSKIYEGKVAFQALNNIHFNVAKGEFVGIMGPSGSGKTTLLNLIATIDQPTAGEVIINGRNPHLLSRSDTALFRRRELGFVFQHFNLLDTLTVEENIVLPLTLEGVPLDEMGSRLSRIADRLGIGSILHKHTYEISGGQMQRTAIARALIQEPSLILADEPTGNLDSKASKEVMQTLSASSKEASATILMVTHDPVAASYCDRVLFIKDGQLYNEMYCGDNRQAFFQKIIDMLALLGGGSHDLSTIRF; this is translated from the coding sequence ATGCCCATCCTGAGCGTCAAGCATCTATCCAAAATCTACGAGGGCAAAGTGGCGTTCCAAGCGCTGAACAATATTCACTTCAACGTCGCCAAAGGAGAGTTCGTCGGCATTATGGGTCCATCCGGCAGCGGAAAAACCACGCTCCTCAATCTGATTGCAACTATTGATCAGCCCACGGCCGGGGAAGTGATCATCAATGGGCGCAATCCTCATCTGCTCAGCAGAAGCGACACCGCTCTGTTTCGGCGCCGGGAGCTGGGCTTCGTCTTCCAGCACTTCAACCTGCTGGATACGCTCACCGTTGAGGAAAATATCGTTCTCCCGTTAACGCTGGAAGGCGTGCCGCTGGACGAAATGGGCAGCCGGCTGAGCCGGATCGCGGATCGACTCGGCATCGGGTCCATTCTGCATAAGCATACCTATGAGATTTCCGGCGGACAGATGCAGCGTACTGCCATTGCCAGGGCGCTCATTCAGGAGCCCTCCCTGATTCTCGCTGACGAGCCCACCGGCAACCTGGACTCCAAAGCCTCCAAAGAGGTGATGCAGACGCTTTCCGCATCGAGTAAAGAGGCTTCCGCAACGATTCTCATGGTCACTCATGATCCGGTGGCAGCCAGCTACTGTGACCGCGTCTTGTTCATCAAGGACGGACAACTATATAATGAAATGTATTGCGGTGACAACCGCCAAGCCTTTTTCCAGAAAATCATCGATATGCTGGCTTTACTGGGAGGAGGCAGTCATGACCTTTCGACAATTCGCTTTTAG
- a CDS encoding DedA family protein encodes MENWITDIMEQFGYIGILLMIALENVFPPIPSEVILTFGGFMTTYTKLTVPGVIIAATIGSIAGAVILYGIGRLLDVERLEKIVDRWGHILRVKKEDIRKADAWFDKYGYWTVLFCRMIPLIRSLISIPAGMSNMKFGMFLLFTTIGTLIWNVILVCVGAAVGGSWEKIVAFMDVYSNIAYAVIAVAGIAFLFLFFRKRRKSA; translated from the coding sequence TTGGAAAACTGGATTACGGATATTATGGAGCAGTTCGGCTATATCGGCATCCTGCTGATGATTGCCCTGGAAAACGTGTTTCCTCCAATCCCCTCCGAGGTCATTCTTACCTTCGGCGGATTCATGACCACCTACACAAAATTGACGGTGCCAGGCGTTATCATTGCCGCTACGATCGGATCTATAGCCGGTGCTGTTATTCTGTACGGGATTGGTCGCCTGCTCGATGTCGAGCGGCTTGAAAAAATCGTGGATCGTTGGGGACATATCCTCCGCGTCAAAAAAGAAGACATCCGCAAGGCGGATGCGTGGTTTGATAAATACGGCTACTGGACCGTCCTGTTCTGCCGCATGATTCCACTGATCCGAAGCCTGATCTCCATCCCGGCGGGGATGTCCAACATGAAGTTCGGCATGTTCCTCCTCTTCACGACGATCGGTACACTGATCTGGAACGTTATTCTGGTATGCGTGGGAGCCGCCGTCGGCGGTTCATGGGAAAAAATCGTGGCTTTCATGGACGTCTATTCCAATATCGCTTATGCTGTAATAGCTGTGGCCGGGATTGCGTTTCTGTTCCTTTTCTTCCGCAAGCGGAGAAAGTCAGCTTAA
- a CDS encoding response regulator transcription factor, protein MFKIFIVEDDTGLVNLLKEYLHKFGYMTQSVHDFETVRDQFESYDPHLVLLDINLPKYDGYYWCRQFRSLSTCPIIFISARDGKMDQVMALENGADDYITKPFDYEIAMAKIKSQLRRAYGSYAVAQNERVLSVAGLTLDVERLSLSLEHTQTEISHTEAKILDELMKKPEQIVSRDRLLEKIWDDQAFVDDNTLNVYITRVRKKLAALGIEDGLQTVRGRGYRLVPNWRDEA, encoded by the coding sequence ATGTTCAAAATCTTTATTGTCGAAGACGATACCGGACTGGTTAACCTGCTGAAAGAGTATCTTCATAAATTCGGTTACATGACGCAGTCCGTTCATGACTTCGAGACGGTACGCGATCAATTTGAATCGTATGACCCCCACCTTGTGCTTCTGGATATCAATCTGCCAAAATACGACGGCTATTACTGGTGCCGCCAGTTCCGCAGCCTCTCCACCTGCCCGATTATTTTCATCTCCGCCCGTGACGGGAAAATGGATCAGGTGATGGCCTTGGAAAACGGCGCCGACGATTATATAACCAAACCTTTTGACTACGAGATTGCCATGGCCAAGATCAAGAGTCAGCTCCGGCGTGCCTACGGCTCCTATGCTGTCGCTCAGAATGAGCGGGTTCTGAGCGTCGCCGGACTTACGCTCGACGTTGAACGTCTCTCTCTGTCCCTTGAGCATACCCAGACGGAGATCAGCCATACCGAAGCCAAAATATTGGACGAGTTAATGAAGAAGCCCGAGCAGATCGTCAGCAGAGACCGGCTTCTCGAGAAAATATGGGATGATCAGGCCTTTGTGGACGATAATACGCTGAACGTATACATCACCCGCGTCCGCAAGAAACTCGCTGCCCTCGGGATCGAGGATGGCCTTCAAACCGTGCGCGGTCGCGGCTATCGACTGGTACCGAACTGGAGGGACGAAGCATGA
- a CDS encoding HAMP domain-containing histidine kinase yields the protein MKLFLQEQRPLIMVYIAQLMLITLIYRLDGYRNLTVSLYAGIISLLLLLGYLAFRFIANRSFYKRLEQPLPGESLTGESSAESSHTPLAEALHQLLKTQFRHYTTDLHNYKHKIEGHLQFINQWAHQMKTPISVIHLILQDDDDPRFAAIGDELDRLKKGLDLVLYTARLDTFEHDFHVENLPLQRIVRHVTSEQKRLFIRRRIYPSIRIDSGLTVATDEKWLSFVLTQLLTNAVRYTLKEQGTLFFNGYTRENQVVLEIRDEGIGIPQSDLPRVFDPYFTGENGRRFQESTGMGLFLVKQICDKLGHAFEIESKVDEGTTVRIIFTDSSGHIVQ from the coding sequence ATGAAGCTATTCCTGCAAGAACAGCGTCCCTTAATAATGGTATACATTGCCCAGCTTATGTTGATAACGCTCATTTACAGACTGGATGGTTATCGCAATTTGACGGTCAGTCTATACGCGGGCATCATCAGCTTACTGCTGCTTCTCGGCTATCTGGCCTTTCGCTTTATTGCCAACCGTTCGTTCTATAAACGATTAGAGCAGCCACTCCCGGGAGAATCCCTCACCGGCGAATCCTCGGCAGAATCCTCTCACACTCCGCTCGCTGAAGCGCTTCATCAGCTGCTAAAAACCCAGTTCCGGCATTACACCACGGATCTGCATAACTATAAACATAAAATTGAAGGACATCTTCAGTTCATCAACCAATGGGCCCACCAGATGAAAACGCCGATTTCGGTCATTCACCTGATTCTTCAGGATGACGATGATCCCCGTTTCGCCGCGATCGGCGACGAGCTGGACCGACTCAAAAAAGGGCTTGATCTGGTGCTGTATACCGCAAGGCTTGATACGTTCGAGCATGATTTTCACGTGGAGAACCTGCCGCTTCAACGAATCGTCCGTCATGTCACTTCCGAGCAAAAGCGTTTGTTTATCCGGCGGAGAATTTACCCGTCCATCCGGATCGATTCCGGACTAACGGTGGCCACCGACGAGAAATGGCTCTCTTTTGTGCTGACGCAGCTGCTGACCAATGCGGTTCGGTATACGCTGAAGGAACAAGGCACCCTCTTTTTTAACGGCTACACCCGGGAGAATCAAGTTGTGCTTGAGATCCGGGACGAAGGGATCGGCATTCCCCAAAGCGATCTCCCGCGGGTGTTCGACCCCTATTTCACCGGAGAGAACGGTCGCAGGTTCCAAGAATCGACAGGCATGGGGCTGTTTCTTGTCAAACAAATATGCGATAAGCTTGGACATGCCTTCGAGATCGAATCCAAAGTGGATGAAGGAACGACGGTCCGTATCATTTTTACGGATTCTTCAGGCCACATTGTACAATAG
- a CDS encoding N-acetylmannosamine-6-phosphate 2-epimerase, with translation MKRGLIVSCQALPGEPLHSSFIMGRMAIAAAESGAVGIRANSVEDIEEIKKQVELPIIGIIKKDYPGMQSFITATMTEVDALVGTGVEIIAVQATMDQDEAFLQSIFTKYPSQKFMADISTTEEGVRADRLGFHYIGTTLIGYTPQSQHVEKFTVLEELIKQCKKPVIAEGNFNTPEQAAKAIEMGAYCVVVGSAITRPQIITKWFSNAVNEIL, from the coding sequence GTGAAACGAGGATTAATTGTATCATGTCAGGCTTTGCCAGGCGAACCGTTGCATAGTTCATTTATTATGGGACGTATGGCCATTGCGGCAGCCGAATCCGGTGCGGTGGGGATCCGTGCGAATAGCGTTGAAGACATCGAGGAAATAAAGAAGCAAGTTGAGCTGCCCATTATTGGCATTATCAAAAAAGACTATCCGGGCATGCAATCGTTCATTACAGCGACCATGACCGAAGTGGATGCGCTTGTTGGTACGGGGGTTGAGATTATTGCTGTGCAAGCAACGATGGATCAGGATGAGGCATTCCTGCAATCGATCTTTACAAAATATCCTTCTCAGAAGTTCATGGCGGATATCTCCACAACGGAAGAGGGGGTGCGAGCAGATCGATTGGGGTTCCACTACATTGGAACGACCCTTATTGGTTATACACCGCAGTCCCAGCATGTGGAGAAGTTCACTGTGCTGGAAGAACTGATTAAGCAGTGTAAGAAGCCAGTCATTGCAGAAGGCAACTTCAACACACCGGAGCAGGCGGCAAAAGCGATCGAAATGGGAGCTTATTGTGTGGTTGTAGGCAGTGCCATAACAAGGCCGCAAATCATCACGAAATGGTTCTCGAATGCGGTAAACGAAATTCTATAA
- a CDS encoding PTS transporter subunit EIIC: MFKQLQKLGKSFMLPIAILPAAGLLLGIGGALSNANTIAAYPILNTRFLQAVFQIMSAAGNVVFANLALIMCIGLAVGLAKKDKGTAALAAAVSFLVMNASIGAMITVFNPSVESIDTGVVGAIVIGILVTYLNNRYRGIQLPSFLGFFGGSRFIPIVSSFSAIFVGGIFFLIWPTFQGWLVAAGTAIAGMGYFGTYLYGFLLRLTGAVGLHHMIYPMFWFTELGGVATVAGQQVVGAQKIFFAELADPNHAGMFSEGTRFFAGRFATMMFGLPAACLAMYHCVPKHRRKLVFGLFFSAALTSFLTGITEPIEFMFLFVAPWLYVIHAALDGLSFMIADMLSVRIGNTFSGGAIDFMLFGVLQGNAKTNWIYVIIVGLFWAIIYYLVFRFLIAKFNVATPGRESDGESVSVETKDSIGETAMKVLNALGGKENLEDVDACITRLRVAVKDVSKVDKDTIKELGATAVLEVKGGIQAVFGAKADLIKQKINEAIGEE, encoded by the coding sequence ATGTTTAAACAGTTGCAAAAGCTTGGTAAGTCATTTATGTTACCGATTGCAATCCTACCTGCTGCGGGTTTGCTGCTTGGGATTGGGGGAGCCTTATCGAATGCGAATACGATTGCTGCATATCCGATTCTGAATACGCGGTTTTTACAAGCTGTTTTTCAAATTATGTCGGCAGCCGGCAATGTTGTGTTTGCCAACTTAGCGCTAATCATGTGTATTGGTCTTGCCGTGGGGTTAGCGAAAAAAGATAAAGGTACTGCTGCGCTGGCGGCGGCCGTCTCGTTCCTGGTTATGAATGCATCGATTGGTGCAATGATCACGGTATTTAATCCAAGCGTTGAATCCATTGACACCGGAGTTGTAGGGGCTATTGTCATTGGTATCCTGGTTACTTATTTGAACAATCGATACCGGGGGATTCAATTACCTTCCTTTCTAGGATTTTTTGGAGGCTCGAGGTTTATTCCGATCGTCTCATCGTTTAGTGCTATTTTCGTAGGCGGGATCTTCTTCTTAATCTGGCCTACATTTCAAGGCTGGCTGGTAGCGGCAGGGACTGCTATAGCCGGAATGGGATATTTCGGTACCTATTTATACGGATTCCTGCTTCGTCTTACAGGTGCTGTCGGTCTACACCATATGATTTATCCGATGTTCTGGTTCACAGAGCTGGGCGGTGTCGCCACGGTTGCAGGTCAGCAAGTGGTGGGTGCGCAGAAAATCTTTTTTGCCGAACTGGCTGATCCGAATCATGCTGGAATGTTCTCCGAAGGAACCCGTTTTTTTGCAGGACGTTTTGCTACGATGATGTTTGGTCTTCCTGCGGCCTGTCTTGCGATGTATCATTGCGTTCCGAAGCACCGTCGCAAACTTGTGTTTGGTTTGTTCTTTAGTGCAGCGCTGACATCGTTCCTGACAGGGATTACGGAGCCGATTGAGTTTATGTTCTTATTCGTCGCTCCTTGGTTATACGTGATTCATGCGGCTCTAGATGGTCTATCCTTTATGATCGCGGATATGTTATCCGTTCGTATCGGAAATACCTTCTCTGGCGGGGCCATCGACTTCATGCTCTTTGGGGTTCTGCAGGGGAATGCCAAAACGAATTGGATCTATGTCATTATTGTGGGGCTCTTCTGGGCTATCATCTATTACCTTGTGTTCCGCTTCTTAATTGCGAAATTCAATGTGGCGACACCTGGACGTGAAAGTGATGGGGAGAGCGTATCGGTCGAAACCAAGGACAGCATTGGAGAGACCGCGATGAAAGTGCTGAATGCGCTTGGTGGCAAGGAGAACCTGGAAGATGTCGATGCATGTATTACGAGACTTCGCGTTGCAGTCAAAGATGTATCGAAAGTAGATAAGGATACAATTAAAGAACTGGGCGCTACTGCAGTATTGGAAGTAAAAGGCGGGATTCAGGCTGTATTTGGCGCAAAAGCCGACTTAATTAAACAAAAGATAAATGAGGCTATTGGAGAAGAATAA
- a CDS encoding ABC transporter permease: MTFRQFAFRNVLRNKRTYAAYFLSSAFSVMIFFVCALFLFHPSIADEMFYPVVIQAMLGAELIMYVFSFFFVLYSVGAFLKTRKREFGILFMHGMTDRQFNKMVFLENMIIGVSAIATGILFGVITGKLFLMAGSAFLGIPPLPFRLPLRALGLTVASYVLLFIIISLCTSWLLRPKALIDLFQSGQRPKTAPRTSPRLSILAAVLLVVSYSLAATTSASTLALRMFPVTFMTMIGTYLLYTQLGVALVRRLKQSRRLAWRRTRLISLSSLHYRLKDHAQMFSMVTIVLAVSFCSVGVFASIPVLTKQFNEDFPAAIGYLAKTGDTSEKQHLHEIRQELESKKIPFETLSFRVKYTEAQPASAQVGQLQNPLALISFSDYKAAVLMAGLPFDEQPLSGEDALVLIASQNDRAYIRDREHASYRIHDSEILLHETGYSDHVGVPEYLLPEMDNDSRFGGLVVSDEAFAAITNPVRLERYTGFYVDDFTKTEGIVPHLAPRGAVRYEMDQPYALAVSGTLFALRDSLYNMLLFAALLVGTVFFIAAGSFLYFRLYADLDYDRRHYATISRLGMTDKEFRRIVTGQLALLFFVPIGLAIVHSIFAFVALQSYFYLSIAAEMGIVLISFLMMQVLYFFFIRSQYLRKLKQTLI, translated from the coding sequence ATGACCTTTCGACAATTCGCTTTTAGGAATGTCCTGAGGAATAAGCGGACCTATGCGGCCTATTTCTTAAGCAGCGCATTCTCCGTCATGATATTCTTTGTGTGCGCGCTGTTCCTGTTCCATCCTTCGATAGCCGACGAGATGTTCTATCCGGTTGTTATCCAAGCGATGCTCGGCGCCGAGCTGATCATGTATGTATTCTCGTTTTTCTTCGTGCTGTATTCCGTCGGGGCCTTTCTAAAGACGCGCAAGCGCGAGTTCGGCATTCTGTTCATGCATGGCATGACGGATCGCCAGTTTAACAAGATGGTATTTCTCGAAAATATGATCATCGGCGTTAGCGCCATTGCAACGGGCATCCTATTCGGCGTCATTACAGGCAAGCTGTTTCTGATGGCTGGTTCGGCCTTTCTTGGAATCCCGCCCCTGCCGTTTCGACTGCCCCTGCGTGCGCTTGGACTGACGGTCGCAAGTTACGTGCTGCTGTTTATCATCATCTCGCTGTGCACATCCTGGCTGCTGCGTCCTAAAGCGTTGATCGATCTGTTTCAGTCCGGACAGCGGCCGAAAACGGCGCCCAGGACATCGCCCAGGTTATCCATATTGGCAGCCGTGCTGCTGGTGGTCAGCTACAGCTTGGCGGCCACGACAAGCGCGTCGACTCTCGCGCTGCGAATGTTTCCGGTTACCTTCATGACGATGATCGGCACCTATCTGTTGTATACGCAGCTAGGCGTTGCTCTTGTGCGAAGGCTGAAACAGAGCCGCCGGTTAGCCTGGAGACGGACCAGGCTGATCTCGCTATCCAGCCTGCATTACCGGCTTAAGGATCATGCACAGATGTTCTCGATGGTAACCATCGTGCTGGCTGTTTCCTTTTGCTCGGTAGGCGTATTTGCCTCCATCCCGGTGCTCACGAAGCAATTCAATGAGGATTTCCCTGCTGCCATCGGCTATCTTGCCAAAACGGGAGACACCTCCGAGAAGCAGCATTTACATGAAATTCGACAGGAGCTTGAATCGAAGAAAATACCGTTTGAAACGCTATCGTTTCGCGTGAAATATACGGAAGCCCAGCCGGCTTCCGCGCAGGTCGGGCAGTTGCAAAATCCGTTGGCACTGATCTCCTTCTCCGACTATAAGGCGGCGGTGCTGATGGCGGGGCTGCCATTTGATGAACAGCCGCTGAGCGGTGAGGATGCTCTTGTTCTCATTGCCTCGCAAAATGACAGAGCTTATATCCGTGATCGGGAGCACGCTTCATACCGGATCCATGATTCCGAAATCCTCCTGCATGAAACCGGTTATTCCGATCATGTCGGCGTACCGGAATATTTGCTGCCGGAAATGGACAACGATTCCCGCTTCGGCGGGCTTGTGGTCAGTGACGAAGCCTTCGCCGCCATCACGAATCCGGTTCGGCTAGAGCGGTACACCGGCTTCTATGTGGATGATTTCACGAAGACTGAGGGCATCGTCCCTCATCTGGCCCCACGCGGGGCGGTGCGTTATGAGATGGACCAGCCTTATGCGCTGGCGGTCAGCGGCACGCTGTTTGCCCTCAGGGACAGCCTGTACAATATGCTGCTCTTCGCGGCACTGCTTGTGGGTACGGTGTTTTTTATCGCGGCGGGAAGCTTCCTGTACTTCCGTCTCTATGCCGATCTGGATTATGACCGCAGGCATTATGCCACGATATCCCGGCTTGGAATGACCGATAAGGAGTTCCGGCGGATCGTCACCGGACAGCTGGCGCTGCTGTTTTTTGTACCGATCGGCCTTGCGATTGTGCACAGCATCTTTGCTTTTGTGGCGCTGCAGAGCTACTTCTATTTATCCATTGCGGCAGAAATGGGCATCGTGCTGATCAGCTTCCTGATGATGCAGGTTCTGTATTTCTTCTTCATCCGCAGTCAATATCTGCGCAAGCTGAAGCAGACCCTTATATAA
- a CDS encoding undecaprenyl-diphosphate phosphatase, with product MDFLTILKAIILGIVEGLTEFAPVSSTGHMIIVDDMWLKSEEFLTKYVANTFKVVIQLGSILAVLVVFKDRFLDLLGLKRKKPEAGVPAGTGRLKLSQVIVGLIPAGVLGVLFEDLIDEHLFSTETVLIGLVIGAVFMIVADKVSSKKEPNVVTVDQITYRQAFSVGLIQCLSLWPGFSRSGSTISGGVMLGMSHRAAADFTFIMAVPIMFGASLLSLLKNWEYFTLEALPFFIAGFVAAFVFALISIRFFLKLINRIKLVPFAIYRIVLAAIIALVLYL from the coding sequence ATGGATTTTTTAACCATCCTGAAAGCAATTATTCTGGGAATCGTCGAGGGACTGACCGAGTTCGCTCCTGTATCCTCAACCGGACATATGATCATCGTTGATGATATGTGGCTGAAATCCGAGGAGTTTCTGACGAAATACGTAGCCAACACCTTCAAGGTTGTCATTCAGCTTGGCTCCATTCTCGCCGTCCTCGTTGTGTTTAAGGACCGCTTCCTGGATCTCTTGGGACTCAAACGCAAAAAGCCTGAAGCCGGCGTACCGGCGGGTACAGGCAGATTGAAGCTCAGCCAGGTTATCGTCGGTTTGATTCCGGCCGGTGTTCTGGGCGTCTTGTTCGAAGACCTGATTGACGAGCATTTATTTTCCACCGAAACGGTGCTTATCGGACTTGTGATCGGAGCCGTCTTCATGATCGTTGCCGATAAAGTCAGCTCGAAAAAAGAACCGAACGTGGTCACTGTCGACCAAATTACGTACAGACAGGCATTCAGCGTCGGTCTGATTCAGTGTCTGTCGCTCTGGCCGGGCTTCTCCCGCTCCGGCTCCACCATCTCCGGAGGCGTCATGCTCGGAATGAGTCACCGCGCAGCGGCTGACTTCACCTTCATTATGGCTGTGCCGATCATGTTCGGAGCCAGCTTGCTGTCGCTGCTGAAGAACTGGGAATACTTCACGCTGGAGGCTCTTCCGTTCTTCATCGCCGGTTTCGTGGCAGCCTTCGTCTTCGCCTTGATCTCCATCCGCTTCTTCCTGAAGCTGATTAACCGGATCAAGCTGGTGCCGTTTGCGATCTATCGGATCGTGCTCGCTGCTATTATTGCGTTGGTGCTTTATCTGTAA